Proteins co-encoded in one Dreissena polymorpha isolate Duluth1 chromosome 12, UMN_Dpol_1.0, whole genome shotgun sequence genomic window:
- the LOC127852843 gene encoding uncharacterized protein LOC127852843, with product MSSKHKDFLSWDDDIDLDLVLGDYTDDEANNKSQASTKELCYICPVCGAEYKSVSGFRGHVMKKHQQNLRASDHKKNDNQKGQDSNWPKEEFTKLQTIFPQAFSNSLKNIQTNELYNIFGKSIEAEIAEQLEMNKEVEKYFKEIITICHKNNNLSSTEERELLFKTVHRIRTDKEIVSKGVILIQSSVKAQSAKDINNFLQIIILELIAEVIKARRQLEEKTSAAKLSEISDSDNKVLYYISGYIIKYLEKKTLKTEK from the exons atgtcttctaaacataaagatttcctttcatgggatgacgacatagatttagatttggtattaggtgattatactgatgatgaggcaaacaataaatcgcaagcaagcacgaaagagctgtgctatatttgtcctgtttgtggcgcggagtataaaagtgtatcaggatttcgaggtcatgtcatgaaaaaacatcaacagaatttacgag CATCAGATCACAAGAAAAACGACAACCAGAAGGGACAAGACAGTAATTGGCCCaaagaagaatttacaaagttACAGACAATCTTCCCTCAAGCCTTCTCAAACAGCTtaaaaaacatccaaacaaatGAGCTATACAATATTTTTGGAAAGTCGATTGAGGCTGAAATCGCCGAACAATTAGAGATGAACAAGGAGGTTGAGAAATATTTTAAAGAGATAATTACAATCTGTCACAAAAACAACAACCTATCTTCTACAGAAGAAAGGGAACTTCTCTTCAAAACAGTTCACCGTATAAGGACTGACAAGGAAATTGTTAGTAAAGGAGTGATTTTGATACAATCAAGTGTAAAAGCACAAAGTGCAAAAGACATAAACAACTTCCTCCAAATTATCATTTTAGAATTAATTGCTGAAGTTATTAAAGCAAGAAGGCAACTTGAAGAAAAAACATCTGCAGCAAAATTATCTGAAATAAGTGACTCAGACAACAAAGTCCTATACTACATATCTGGATACATTatcaaatatttggaaaaaaaaacactcaaaacagaaaaataa